TAGCAAAGAGGAGAGGCAGCCAGGTTAGGCAGGTTTGGTAGTGGGGTGTAGTGCACAAACATACCATGAGGGCTGATCTGAAGGAATGTCATTTGAATGTCTCACTTTTGTAGAGAGCAACACACTCAACACATCCTCCAACTCCCCCCCTGGCCTCACCCCCTGCTGGGTCTCCCTGGCAGATGGAGAAGGGGGGGAGGAGGGTTGGACGGGGTGGATGCcctatatgtgtgtttatgtgcgtgtgtgtttcgTGCGTTATTGATGTCTCTGTGATGTTCCAGtatttgcttgtgtgtatgtgtgtgttaatagaGAAATCGAGGATGGCTTGTTCTGCTGAAACCCCCCTCCCACTGCGCAGGCTTCAGTCGATCATTTTAATCTCCCCCCACACGTGAGCGAGGGGACAGCCTTTCCTGAAACTTGGCACACAGTACAGGGTGGGGTAACCAGCTCAGACCGGATTGACAACCTCCCTTTTTAATACTGTTCCCTCGCAGCTTGTTGcgtgtcctcttcctcctcctgtggaGTTTTTCCACAGGGTCTGCTCTGGCAgcccccctcccttccctcttttcctcctccacctctagCTCTCCTCCCCAGCTCTCAACTGACACAGAGTGCACGAGCTGCACAGCCcagctcccagcatgcactcTGATCCCCACTGCCCTCTGCCTATCTGTCCTCCATGACCTCCTACGTGGTTTCTTGCACGAGTGCGTGTACACACACCCATAGATGGAGGCATGCGTACAAGGAAAAGGGCATCCagccacctgcacacacatatatagtaCATAATCATCTTCATAGTCATTGTTGCACTTGTAGTGTTTTAGCAGGCACAATGCATTCAAAATGGTTGTGAGTCCCTATATAATCAGTACCATCAGAAACTCATTTAGTGCACATTGCCCAACTCCTCTTGTATGGTTTTATAGTAAACCTGTAAATACACCTGTTGTGCCAGtagctttgttttaaaaatacGTCAGTGCTGCACATCACTGTGGTGTTCCTGGTATGGTTGCGTTCCAGTTGCTTGGCACACTTTCAAGGCTCTTCAGTGAAAAGGACATAAATattttgattggctgttttgCTGTTATATTTTTTGAAGTTTCTTATGTGACTGTAGGAAAAAAGATTATGCACAGCATTCAATATATGTGGCAGATGTAAAGCATTTGCTTTGAAGTTCACTTTCAGCACCCATATAGCACAAAATAACGATTTCTTAACTTCAGTCACTTTTGGATGTATTAAACATATCATTGTGAAGGGTTTTTACATGGCTGGTATGGGTataaaaaagtacatttacatgaAACTATTAGTGTGCTGGCATGAAGAATCATTGCATGGCCAAGAtattaatgaataaaacaaaatagtCAGCACACAGTTTACTTTAATAAGGATaggacagagaaaaatgatATCAACCCTTAACTTATTTTTAAATAGTTAATATTTGGTTGCAGACCAGTTATCATTATCAACGACCTATGTTCTGTGCACTGTTACGCAGCAGTTTTAGCTCGCCATAGTCGTTTCTCATTCTCCTTGCAGTTTGTCTGCGTTTGGTGGATgatttttgaaataaataattttgcAGTCTTTTTTTATGAGTTGTCACCTATTACTTTCAAAGCTCATAAATCAAAATGCTGGTCACAAAAGCTGTTTTATAGTTAATAACAATGCTAATTGGCACACAACCTGATATGACCCAACTTTGTAGATTTTGCAAAGATGCCTCCGAGTCCGTATATGTGTATTTTGCCTGCCCCTGTATGAACTGTGAACTACTCCCTTGTATGTAAGAGTTGAAATAATAAAACTTCGACCTCCATGAACGTTTTGTGTGTACTGGGTTGTATTTTTAAGCATTCTGGTGTATATTTCTTACTGTGGTGAATTAATGAATTTATCACTATACTCTCTTTATCCACCTAATGAATGTCATGaactgatctgttttttttcctctttgtgatTCCCCTCCATCCCATCCCTCTATCCAACTCTTCTACcctcagacaggcagacggacagacggcAGGACGGATACACGGGTGGGGGCTGTGCTAGGCGGCTCGGCGGCAGGCTGGTGGAAGATGTCGTCAGGAGCCGGTGGGAGGGGCGGAAGGCGGCTCAGGGGGACAGCGAGCAgcggtggtggaggagggagaggaggggcaggagaggcagaggaaggccCCGTGGGGATCCCTTTCCCTGAGCACAGCGCAGACATCCTTGGCAGCCTGAACAAGCAGCGGCTCAGCGGCCTGCTATGTGACGTGCTCCTGGTTACCCAGGACCGGGAGTTCCCAGCTCACCGCTCCGTCCtggcctcctgcagctcctacTTCCACAAGCTCTTCACTTCAGGGGCCGCCGCTGACCAACAGAACGTCTACAACATCGACTTTGTGGCGGCAGAGGCTCTGGGAGCATTGCTGGACTTTGCTTACACAGCCACGTTGACAGTCAGTCACAGCAGTGTGGCTGACATCCTTGCCGCTGCACGCCTCCTGGAAATCCCACCTGTCCAGGACGTCTGTACACACCTGCTGGACACCAAAGTGCTCTCCCCGCCGGTACAAGACCATTGTAGAACTAGAAGTGACATGTGTTAAAGTCAAATTTAAGCTTTGAGATGAGATTTGATCTGCTCTGCCTTAATGAGTTAGTGACGCCATAAGCAACCCATTGTAAGTGTTGAATGAATTTATAGCATAGTAAAGACCATCTAAGATACAGTACAATCATGCTGAGTAGATGTGTTGTGGAACTGAAATAACTCATTCAAAATCCAGTTCTCTTTGGAAATGAGGTGTCTAGTTATCATACCACCCTTTCCAATAAATAGTCAGCATAGCCAAGCTTACATCATGGCCTTTATCAGTCTCTCTCACTatgccaaacacacacccacagcctTGGGGTTAGTTCAACACTTACTCACTCTGAGCCAATAGCATGTGTGGAAGGACAACATGCTCTTTCGCAGACTACAGACACGGCATATCACAGCTACACTTCATTTTGTTGAAGTGTAGCTGTGATATGCTGTGTCTGAATACATAATGCTCTACACCATGTGATAATCACAGCTACACTCCAATGTGATTATCACATCATGCAGGGCATGTCAAGGACCTTCATTGGCTCCTAGGTGTTTAATTTCAAAGGGTCCTAACCTGTAACATTGCAGtttatgggaaaaaaaacatttttttctcctcacaaTCCACAAAAACCCACAACACTGACACTTCCGCAGAAATTCTGAATGTACCAAAACATGTATGGTATTTTGCCAATTAGTTTTCCCTCATTGCACATCCATGTGCTCACAGGCATGCTGAGCCTCTGGGTGGGCATCCTGGATACCTTGATAGTGTTCTGCCCATGCTGATGGGTTATACAGTTGTAGATTTATgtcctccttccttcttttttttttaaatacagattGCTTTACTACTTTGCTGCTTTactactgtctgtctgtctactcCCCCTTTTTTGGACAAACCTAtcatttcactgtttatttttttctttcactcactctctttgtttcctgttATGTTTCATTAGGCGGGCAGTGAGcaaagagatgaagatgaagatgaggaggggaaGGGCAGAGGAGGCAGGGATCAGGGGAACCGGGTGCGGGCCCGGGAGTTCCTGGAGTATTTCCAGAGAGGGGCGCattggagcagcagctgcagcacgcCAGAGCTCAGGGACCTGCCCACACACCTGCACTTTAACCACGGTAATGGGGGGGCCCCCAGCAATGGGGCTCCTGCCGGCCCCGGTGAGTACTACTCCCCCTTGGCCCTTGCCTTGGCTCAGGCCCCCACACAGgagccagaggaagaggatgaggatgaagaggatgatgaagatggggAGGCAGTGCAGGGGAACGGAGCTAGCCTGGGGTCGTCTTACTACCCTTCATCCCAAAATGGGCACTTCTACCTCCCCCCTGAGTCTAGGCTGGGGCaggagacagaggtggaggatGGAGGTAGGGAGGTGATGTCGAGGGAGAGGGGTTCTGCGAGTGCCCTCCTGCAGCAGATGATGGACTCCATCGAGAGGCAGAAGGAGCGTGCAACAACCGGTGAGGAACAGGGAGACGGGGATGACCCCGACATGGAATTTTACTTGAATTATTTTAACAGCTCGCAGCCTGAGGATacagcttctgctgctgtgacacaggGAGTGCCGCCGCTCTGGCTATCAAGGGGCAGAACAGGccaagagagaggaggaggagagagggggcttggagagagaggcagcgggggtggaggcggaggaggtggaggggagaggaagatgCGCTCTAAGGCCTTTCAGAAATGCCCCATATGCTCCAAGGTCATTCAAGGAGCAGGCAAGCTACCCCGCCACATCCGAACACACACGGGAGAGAAACCCTATGAATGCGCCATCTGCAAAGTGCGCTTTACCAGGTAAGCCCAATTAATGAAGTGACTACCCCATGTCACATGTACTAATAGTCTTGGACTTGGCAGTGTAGACAAACTGCCCAGCAGTGGGAAACACCACAAGGCCAAGAGCAGAAGTATTAGCACTAACCAACTTAGCTTTGCATTAAGGAGGCAGCTCAGTTTGTCAATCTAAATGTTTACCTTGATCATGGACTGACTGAGTATCCCTAACCAGGTTTTTTCCAATGTCACATTGTGACATAATCAAAATGACATGTATTCCAGCTCTGAGAGGGGGGTTCAGATGGTTGTAAaggtctgttttattgtgacagCCTTCATAGCAAAGTCCTGGAATTTTAACATAGGGGTCCTATAAAAGAAGGCTGCGCCATGGTAGTGTTATCTAGTGGAGGCCTGCTATAAAGTGCTGTGTTCTGATACAGAGGGGGATTACAGGCCCTGGATGGTGCTCTGTGTGCTCCAATGCAGTAATTTGAACTTTTGATCTCTGGTTATGTTGATTATTGCCCACGGCAGAGTAGTTacaccaccccctcctctctctgtgtcactccTTTACCTCTCTAATGAAATCTGCCCTGTGCCGCTCAGATAAATGTAGCCAGTCTACAGCAAGGGACTTGAGTGCACATGGTTTCCCCGTATTTAGGAGTCCTGCCTTTTCCTTGAAATCATtcctttaattaattaatcagtggACTTGTGCTGGAAATAGATGCAGTAGGCTAGAAATACCCAGAACCTCTGCTGGCATGGCAGGTAGGGAAGACCAATCTGAATTTGCCTTCTAGCTAAATTCGACCAGCAGTGGGAAGGGGGTATTGTAATCTTAATCCTGTTTGAGCAGGGTTAAGAGTGTGCCTCGCACGGTAATAAATCACTCTGTCCTTTAAATAATTCACCTCTGTCAGTGTGCCACTTTGTTCTAAGGCTTCGGCctatgtgcgcgtgtgtttgtgtgcatgtgtgtgtttctcttcacctTACATACACATTTCTTTACTAATTTGTATTATGTCGTgttaatttttatattttgggCACAGTTTGTACAGACTTCTAAGGGCTGCAGTGGGTTTATTTGTTTGCTCGTATGACAGCTAATCCACTTACatggcatgtgtgtgcgtgtgtgtatgcgtgttcAAATAGAGTTGTCTTAACTACGCTTGTTTGTTTAGGAGCCCTCTGCCCTCAATGCAGAAGGGTTAGACGATTAAAGAGCTCTGGAGCTGGGGAGATAGTAAGGGCcaaaggggggagggagggacaaGAGTCAGATGAAGGCCAAGGCAGCCTGATAAAGTTTAGTTGGTGGTGCATTATCCCAAAGTAAAATAATGTTCCAGGATGTATTGAGATGACTTAGAGAAGTTAAGTCATAGTTTTTTTTGACCAGCGTGCAGTTGTTGTGGAACAAATAGAATTGCAACGGCATGAAATTTTCACAGTATGATAATTGCCTCAGAAAATGTCATGGTACACAGTActacactattattattataactatTATTATCCGTTACAATAATCCTTAAAGGgatgaaaacactgttgaaaaaattctttattataatttcacaaaatattgtGTCCTGTATTGTTTTTTAGAACACTAACATGGGAgaattcagtatttttattaAATAACACTAATAGGGTAaaattaaaatctgaaaaaaagcaaatgtacTTGGAATGATAACTATCCATTTTTTATGCTATGGGTTATGATGAAACTGGTATACAGC
This DNA window, taken from Chelmon rostratus isolate fCheRos1 chromosome 4, fCheRos1.pri, whole genome shotgun sequence, encodes the following:
- the zbtb7a gene encoding zinc finger and BTB domain-containing protein 7A isoform X2, with amino-acid sequence MSSGAGGRGGRRLRGTASSGGGGGRGGAGEAEEGPVGIPFPEHSADILGSLNKQRLSGLLCDVLLVTQDREFPAHRSVLASCSSYFHKLFTSGAAADQQNVYNIDFVAAEALGALLDFAYTATLTVSHSSVADILAAARLLEIPPVQDVCTHLLDTKVLSPPAGSEQRDEDEDEEGKGRGGRDQGNRVRAREFLEYFQRGAHWSSSCSTPELRDLPTHLHFNHGNGGAPSNGAPAGPGEYYSPLALALAQAPTQEPEEEDEDEEDDEDGEAVQGNGASLGSSYYPSSQNGHFYLPPESRLGQETEVEDGGREVMSRERGSASALLQQMMDSIERQKERATTGEEQGDGDDPDMEFYLNYFNSSQPEDTASAAVTQGVPPLWLSRGRTGQERGGGERGLGERGSGGGGGGGGGERKMRSKAFQKCPICSKVIQGAGKLPRHIRTHTGEKPYECAICKVRFTRQDKLKVHMRKHTGEKPYLCTQCGAAFAHNYDLKNHMRVHTGLRPYQCSSCFKTFVRSDHLHRHLKKDGCNGIPSRRGRKPRVREPGLLDAPLGLLSPVADTGPGPRTIRGRRRSEASSAAEVDGAAGAHAHSPQLQELAGETGP
- the zbtb7a gene encoding zinc finger and BTB domain-containing protein 7A isoform X1 yields the protein MFQAMRRCQDQTGRRTDGRTDTRVGAVLGGSAAGWWKMSSGAGGRGGRRLRGTASSGGGGGRGGAGEAEEGPVGIPFPEHSADILGSLNKQRLSGLLCDVLLVTQDREFPAHRSVLASCSSYFHKLFTSGAAADQQNVYNIDFVAAEALGALLDFAYTATLTVSHSSVADILAAARLLEIPPVQDVCTHLLDTKVLSPPAGSEQRDEDEDEEGKGRGGRDQGNRVRAREFLEYFQRGAHWSSSCSTPELRDLPTHLHFNHGNGGAPSNGAPAGPGEYYSPLALALAQAPTQEPEEEDEDEEDDEDGEAVQGNGASLGSSYYPSSQNGHFYLPPESRLGQETEVEDGGREVMSRERGSASALLQQMMDSIERQKERATTGEEQGDGDDPDMEFYLNYFNSSQPEDTASAAVTQGVPPLWLSRGRTGQERGGGERGLGERGSGGGGGGGGGERKMRSKAFQKCPICSKVIQGAGKLPRHIRTHTGEKPYECAICKVRFTRQDKLKVHMRKHTGEKPYLCTQCGAAFAHNYDLKNHMRVHTGLRPYQCSSCFKTFVRSDHLHRHLKKDGCNGIPSRRGRKPRVREPGLLDAPLGLLSPVADTGPGPRTIRGRRRSEASSAAEVDGAAGAHAHSPQLQELAGETGP